In Bacteroidota bacterium, the genomic stretch TTCCTTGGAATCAATGGTATTTTTATGCATCTTGGAATAAGGAAACGGGTGACAATTCCAGGAAATAGATCATGCGAAGTAATTATAGAATTTTCCGATATGCCCTTTTGCTACTACTCTGGTCTGCAAATGCCCAAACCGTACTTTCCCAGCATTTGGAATGGGCCAAGCAAGTGATGGGGAATTGGGAGACCTATCCGAAGGCAGTTGCGACGGACCAAATGGGAAATGTCATCACTGTGGGCAGCTTCTTCAACACGATTGATCTCGATCCGGGACAGGGGACGTTTATGATTACCGCTCCGGCATGGATCTCCAACACTTTTATCCAAAAATTGGACAGCAATGGCAATTTCGTCTGGGGCGCTACCGTCGCCAGCAGTACATCATTCAATTCTACCCGCGACTTGCAGATCGACGCTGCTGGCAATCTTACCATCGCAGGTTATATCCATGGAACAGCCGACTTTGACATCGGTGCCAGGATCGATTCATTGACCGCTGCGAATGGAATCTATCTCCTAGGGTATCCGCAAGGGGCCAATACCTCGGGGCAAGAGGAATGGAGAATGCCTACCTTCTTCAGATATGGGTTCGGTTTTGGCATTAGATGATGCAGCAAACGTTTACCTTGTTGGTGTAAATCACGCGAGTGTCGATGTAGACTTAGGAGCGGGTGTACAGCAATACAACGCAGTGGGAATGCAAGATTGTTTTGTTGTGAGTTACGACTCAAGCTTTGCCTTGAGATGGTCTTTACCCCTGAGCAGTAGCGGTCAAGAGCTTGGATATTCCATCGCATCAGATACCACAGGCGTATATGTAACCGGTAGCTTCACTGGTCAAACCGATGTGGATCCGGGACCCGGAACCTTTTTTTTGAACAATACAGCCGGCACTTCAGGATTTATCATCAAGTATGGCCTGGGTGGGCAATTGATCTGGGCGGGGGAGTTGACTTCGAGCTCGAGCAACCTCAACCCCTTTGGAATTGACTTGGACCGTGGTGGTGATGTCGTCTTAGTGGGTGTCTACAACGGTGCTTGTGATATGGACCCTATGGCGGGTGTCAGCATGATTTCGAATTTACTTGGAGATGATATTTTTGCCGTACGGGTCGATCGAAACGGTCAATTCCTCTGGGTGAAACATGTGGGTGGATTGGATGGCGATGCCGCGAACAACGTGACCGTGGATGCTGTTGGAGCGGTCTACATCTCCACCTCGTTTTATGATACGATTGACATGGATCCCGGACCGGGGACCGTTCAATTGACAGTGGTAGGGCCGAACATCCCGGATGCTGCCCTGCTCAAACTCGATGCGATGGGTAATTTTGTATGGGTCGCCGAGTTGAGTGGCAACGGCACTGAAACCTTTGCAGACGTGACGGTTGATAACCAAGGGAATATTCATGCCGTTGGCAGTTTTCAGCAAACTGTGGATTTTAATCCATCGCCAGTGGATTCCTTTCCTTTGACTGTATTGGGCTACATGGATGGCTTTTTCCTGCATTACATCCAAGACAGTTGCACCGATCTGGGCGTTCAAATAGACAGTGTCGCGCATGTCACCTGTGCAGGGCAACAAGGTTATATGGCAGGTCAGGGGACCAATGGTCATCCACCGTATTCGTACCAATGGAATACCATTCCACCGACCCAAAGCATGGCGGCCACCACCGCGATTCCCGGAATCTATACCTTGGACGTGACGGATCAATTGGGTTGTTTGGCCCAACGCTCCGTGGCCGTGATCGGGTCCAACTTCCCCAGCGGTTTTGACTTGCAAGTGAACCTTGTCGCCGGCGTTTTCAGACCCGGAATAGCCACCAACTTGGTTTTGGATGCCTACAATGCCGGCTGCGTTCCCATCTCCGGTATAGTCAAGCTCGCCTTGGATTCACAGGTCACCTATCAAACGGCAACCCCATTGCCCGCATCCATCATCGGCGACACGCTCATCTGGAATTTTCCCATGATGAACTTCGACAGCGCACACTTTACTGCCAACATTACAGTGATCACGGACACCACCGCTAATAATTTTGACACATTGCAGTTTGCGGCCATCGTCACGCCGTCCCTTGGCGATCAGCAACCCTTGGACAATTTTCGACTGGATTATGAATTTCCCGTCGTCAATTCCTACGACCCCAATCAAATCAGCGTTTATCCGCCCGGCCACTGCGAAGAACACTACGTGCAGCGCGGGACGCCCCTGACGTACACCGTTCAGTTTCAAAATACCGGAACCGCTGAGGCTTTGGAAGTGATGATCGTCGATTCCATTGAAGCGAATATCAATTTTTCCACGATGACCTTCCGCGCTGCCTCGCATCCCATGATTTTGGAGGTCGGTCCGGGGAATGTGCTCAAGTTCATGTTTCACAACATCCATTTGCCCGACAGCAACACCAATGAACCTGCAAGCCATGGCTATGTGATTTTTGACATCCTGGCAGTAAGCAGCATTTCGTCTGGCACCGTGGTCAGCAACCAAGCGGCCATTTATTTCGATTTGAATGCCCCCGTTTGGACCAATATTACCTCTAATACCATTGTCGATGTCATACCGGCCTGCGCCGTCGGAGTCGCTGAAAATGAACCGGATGAGCTCAGCATTTTTCCCAATCCGGCCTCGGTGCAGTTGACGTTGCGTTCGACGGCACCAATCGGAGAGGTCACCGTGTACAACCTGATGGGGCAGTCCGTTTTGTTATCCCAATTTGTCGATGCTCAAGAATTGCAGATCGGCGTCGCTGTTTGGCCTAAGGGAATTTACTTGCTGCATGCCCAAGGGAAAGTCCGGCGGATTTTGGTGCAATAGGCTTCGGAAGGGAACCATGTGGTTGCTGCAATGGGTTTGCCTTCTGACCAAAAAAAAAGGCGATGCCCAATAAAGTGGACCTTCATTGGGCATCGTTTTTTGAGGAGATTCGCCGACCATCAATCGGACGCTTGTCCTACATCTTCAACCCACTCTTCGGAAACTTGATCATTCCCGGTCTTACCAACAACATCAAATAGGCCCAATTCTGGGTTTCGTTGATGTCGCCACCACGAACGGCGGCAAACGATGCTGTCGGTAATAAGTGGGAATAGCCCGCTTGTACACTCACGTAATCGGCAATGTTGTAGAGGAAGGTCACGTCCACCTCCGTGCCAATATACGCCGGCATTGCCTTGATTTCAGTGAGGTTGGACAGGTCGCGAATGTCAGCTCCGGCCATGAAAAAGTGACCTTCAGCCGCAGCAATGATCTTTTTCGTATTGAAGACGACTTTGAAATAAGGATCAGTCAGTCCTACGCTGTTGGCGAAGTTGCCGACATAAAACAAGTCCATATAGCCGTTGAAGCGGTGATTGGTCCCGTAAAATGGCATAAACGAATGGTTGGCCTTGTTCGCCGTATCCGTTTGGCTTGTGCCGCTCAGCATTTCAAATCCTGCGATCAATTTCAGCTTGTCGATCGGTTTGAACGAAACTTCCGCGGAGGCTTCATACGCCGAAATGTCCTTGTTCGCGACATCCTTGCCCATTTGGTAATAGAAAGTCGCATTCGCCCCCAATTTGTTTTTGGAATAGGCACCGCGCAATCCGGCCGTTTGGCTGAAACGTACGCCCGAATCATCGATCACATTATTGGTATCCAAATGCGTCCATTGCAGGCCATTGTTCAAGAACAAGAAACTCAGGTTCAAGTCCTTGAGCTGCTTCGAGACATAGGCATATTGGAAGGTTTTGTAGTTGTTGGCGACCGTATAAATCGTCGAATTGCTCTGTTCGCGGTCTTGGTTGTAGGCGAATCCGGCATGCGCCTTCCAAGTGCTGTCTTCGTATTTGAAGATGGCGGCATCATGTCTTCGGGCAAACAAGGCCCAATCCAACGAACCGAAAATGCGGTCCTCATCGTAGGCAATCTCCTGACGGCCAGCCTTCACGGTCATATTTTTGTTGAGCAGCAATTCGGCATTGGCTTCGTGGATGGAAAAAAGCCCCGAAACATCGGCAGAACCGTTGGCGGTTTGACCCCAAGTTCGCACGTCCTGTGCCGAGATATTGAGGCGGAATTTTTCATGAGTGTATTTCATTCCCATCCTTGCGCGTTGTCCGACAAAAAATGCCGGATTGGCGTTGGTTGCAGCGGGGGTTTGGAATCCGTGGCGGTATTCACCACGACCCATGTACTGCGCCGTCCAAGTAACCTGCCCAAAAGCCGTCGTTCCGAGGCAAAGCAGTAGCAGCGCTGTGACAATAAGCGAATGCGTTTTCATAACTTTTAGAAATTATTTTGAAAGCAAATTGAATTCGTCGAAAGCTAGATGAATCGACGATTTTGCCCTTTTAGCAAGGACGTTCAGCGCCTTTGCGCTGATAGTAGTACCAGTTAATGACCGTCGCCAAGATCGCAAAAGCAATCAGGCCATAGAAAAACGGCGCGGCACTTTTTTCGCCGGGAACCGTTCCCGAAGCTTTGATGATATTGCCGATGGCGAGGTTGAATAGGAATGGACCGAATGCTGCGACTGCGGCCGTCCATCCGATCACGCCCGCAGCTTGCCTTGGATTGTGTCCAAAAACAATCGGGTACTGCCGGAAAGTAGCGGCATTGCCAATCCCGGTGAAGAAAAACATGCCCAACATGACCCAAAGGAACATGTCAAACTGCCCAACATTCGTTGGTGCGACCAATCCCAAAGCTACCAACAACACGCAGCCAACAATCAAACCAATGCCCGACAACGTGGTGAGAATGGCGCCGCCCACTTTATCAGCGACAAATCCAAACAGAACCCGGCTTGCCGAACCGATCAGCGGACCATAGAAGGCATAGACCAACGGTTCAGGTGCGCCTTCAAATCCGCCATACAGCGACTTGATCATCATCGGAAACACCGCTGCCAATCCCGCAAACGAACCGAAAGTCATCACATAAGTGATCGTGCAAAACCAAGTATGCTTGTCTTTGAAGATGTCCAATTGCTCTTTGAAAGACGCCTTCATCGGTACACTGCGCAGCCAAATCCAAGCCACAATGCCCATGATCAGCAGCAATGGCGCATACCAAAAAGCAGCAGATTGGACATGAATTTCCTTGTTTTTGACGCCCTTTGCAGCTGGATTGATGCCTTTGATGACCTTTTCGGCGACTTTGGGATTGAGGCTTGTGATCGCCTTCGTTTTCATCTTCGCGGGCAAATGCGCAAAAATCGCGGCATTGTCAGCAAATCCGGCCGTTTTGAGCGAATCCACCTTTTTGGCATCCGCAGCCTTGATCAATTTCTCCTGTATTGCAGGATCTTGAGCAGAAAAAATCGCGGAATGATGCGCCAGACTTGTCGAATCCGTTGCTTGAATGCTTGCGGTCACTTCCTTCGCATCAAAGCTTGTGAAAACCTCCGCCGAACCGTAAATGGCCAATCCTAGCATCACAGGCGTCATAAATTGCGCCAGGCTTACCCCGAAATTGCCGATACCGGCCTGAATCCCAAGCGCAGTACCTTGAAGGCGTTTCGGAAAGTGCACCGAGGTGCTCGGCATAAAGGAACTGAAATCCCCACCGCCAAAGCCTGCCGTGAATGCGAGCATCATAAAAACCCAGAAGGGCGTCGTGGTATTCATCACTGCCAAGCCGATGCCGATCACCGGGAGCAACTTGGCAAAGGTGGACAGCGTAATCACATGGCGGGTGCCGAATTTCGGAAGGAGAAAGGTATGCAGAATGCGGAGCAATCCACCTGCAAGGCCAGGCATGGCTGCCAGCCAGAAGAGTTGATTCTCGGTGAATTTGAAGCCGATTCCCGGGAGTTTCACGACAATCGCACTCATCATGAACCAGGAAGCGAAGGACAGGATCAGCGACAGGGTGGTGATCCAAAGGGTGCGCCAGGCAATTTTCTTGCCGGTCTTTTCCCAAAATTCCTTGTCTTCCGGGAGCCATTTTTCTTGCCAAGTAGCCATAATCGATATTTTTTTGAATGCCCTCCACCTACCTCACAACACGCAAGATGGGACAAGGAGCTGATTTGAAAATCTTAAATGTACGTTCACCCATGAGCAACTGCCCGAGGGGGGATGTTTTGTGGCTTGCCAGCAAAATCAAATCTGCTTTGCGGTCATTCGCCAGAAAGGCAATCGTCTCTGCCACATCACCTTCCGCCACAATGCTCTCCAAATCCTCGACACCCAAAGCACGCAATTTGGTGGTTTCTTCTTGCATGCTGATTTCGGTTTCCTTCAGCCAATCCTCCCGAATGGCTTTCCACTGCGAGGAAGTGGTGTGGACAAGCGTATCGTGGAATCTGTCTTCGACATGCACCAAAATGAGCTTTGCGCCAGAGATTTTTGCGAGATAGGCGGCCTCCTGATTGGCCTTGTCCGTGAGTTCGGATTGGCCAAATGGATACAAAATCGTGCGGTAGCCAGCCCGTTTGGACACTGCTGCATATCCGGGAGCTGCCACTTCCGCGAGTTTGGGCACCATCAAAGGGACGTCTGTGATGACAGGTTGCCCGGTCCTTGCCTTGCCGCCTTTGTCAATCCATTTTTGCGTCCATTTTTTCTGGGAAATGCTCAGCACCACGAATACAATCAAAGCAAGTACGCCGAATGCCAAAAATCCCCACGTAAAGCTGCCGGTGTGTTGCTTGGATATGCCCATAGCGTTGGGAATAAAGCTGCCTCCCAAAGCGCCGACTTCGCCGATCATGCTGCTTGCAACCACTGTTGTCAATGGCCACCGAAGCGGTACCATCTGAAACAAAGCCCCGTTTCCTGCGCCTAAGGCTGCAAAACAGAACATAAAGACGATGGTTGTGAGCCAAAGTAACGGCGCAAAGCCCAAGGCAATCATGCTCACCATGACCAAGGCAAAAACCAACGTAAGCATGTTGATGCCGCCCCAGCGATCCGAAATATAGCCACCCAAGATGCGGATGCCCGAACCCATAATTGCCGCCAACATCGTCAATTGGCCGGCTTCGATCTTGCTCACTCCAAATTCGTCGTGGAAGTACGTCGGCAAAAAGCTGCTCAATCCAATAAATCCGCCAAAGGTCACGATATAGATCAGGTTAAAAACCCATCCGTCCTTTTCAAAGAGGCAAGAGATATGCTCTCTAAAGGTCTGTTTTTCACGATCC encodes the following:
- a CDS encoding T9SS type A sorting domain-containing protein; translation: MGSVLALDDAANVYLVGVNHASVDVDLGAGVQQYNAVGMQDCFVVSYDSSFALRWSLPLSSSGQELGYSIASDTTGVYVTGSFTGQTDVDPGPGTFFLNNTAGTSGFIIKYGLGGQLIWAGELTSSSSNLNPFGIDLDRGGDVVLVGVYNGACDMDPMAGVSMISNLLGDDIFAVRVDRNGQFLWVKHVGGLDGDAANNVTVDAVGAVYISTSFYDTIDMDPGPGTVQLTVVGPNIPDAALLKLDAMGNFVWVAELSGNGTETFADVTVDNQGNIHAVGSFQQTVDFNPSPVDSFPLTVLGYMDGFFLHYIQDSCTDLGVQIDSVAHVTCAGQQGYMAGQGTNGHPPYSYQWNTIPPTQSMAATTAIPGIYTLDVTDQLGCLAQRSVAVIGSNFPSGFDLQVNLVAGVFRPGIATNLVLDAYNAGCVPISGIVKLALDSQVTYQTATPLPASIIGDTLIWNFPMMNFDSAHFTANITVITDTTANNFDTLQFAAIVTPSLGDQQPLDNFRLDYEFPVVNSYDPNQISVYPPGHCEEHYVQRGTPLTYTVQFQNTGTAEALEVMIVDSIEANINFSTMTFRAASHPMILEVGPGNVLKFMFHNIHLPDSNTNEPASHGYVIFDILAVSSISSGTVVSNQAAIYFDLNAPVWTNITSNTIVDVIPACAVGVAENEPDELSIFPNPASVQLTLRSTAPIGEVTVYNLMGQSVLLSQFVDAQELQIGVAVWPKGIYLLHAQGKVRRILVQ
- a CDS encoding MFS transporter → MATWQEKWLPEDKEFWEKTGKKIAWRTLWITTLSLILSFASWFMMSAIVVKLPGIGFKFTENQLFWLAAMPGLAGGLLRILHTFLLPKFGTRHVITLSTFAKLLPVIGIGLAVMNTTTPFWVFMMLAFTAGFGGGDFSSFMPSTSVHFPKRLQGTALGIQAGIGNFGVSLAQFMTPVMLGLAIYGSAEVFTSFDAKEVTASIQATDSTSLAHHSAIFSAQDPAIQEKLIKAADAKKVDSLKTAGFADNAAIFAHLPAKMKTKAITSLNPKVAEKVIKGINPAAKGVKNKEIHVQSAAFWYAPLLLIMGIVAWIWLRSVPMKASFKEQLDIFKDKHTWFCTITYVMTFGSFAGLAAVFPMMIKSLYGGFEGAPEPLVYAFYGPLIGSASRVLFGFVADKVGGAILTTLSGIGLIVGCVLLVALGLVAPTNVGQFDMFLWVMLGMFFFTGIGNAATFRQYPIVFGHNPRQAAGVIGWTAAVAAFGPFLFNLAIGNIIKASGTVPGEKSAAPFFYGLIAFAILATVINWYYYQRKGAERPC
- a CDS encoding MFS transporter, giving the protein MSSFRTFLKSGHPGTLFASFLYFDFCFAIWVLNGAMAPFISESFGLTPQQKGFMISVPIMAGAIMRFPLGVLSQYIGRKNAALTEMGLIMLAMLYGYLMVDTFTDVIAMGVLLGIAGASFGVALSLGSGWFPAKNKGLAMGIAGAGNSGTVLAVLFAPPLATNYGWSTVYGFAALAMLLPFVVMVIFAKEPPDREKQTFREHISCLFEKDGWVFNLIYIVTFGGFIGLSSFLPTYFHDEFGVSKIEAGQLTMLAAIMGSGIRILGGYISDRWGGINMLTLVFALVMVSMIALGFAPLLWLTTIVFMFCFAALGAGNGALFQMVPLRWPLTTVVASSMIGEVGALGGSFIPNAMGISKQHTGSFTWGFLAFGVLALIVFVVLSISQKKWTQKWIDKGGKARTGQPVITDVPLMVPKLAEVAAPGYAAVSKRAGYRTILYPFGQSELTDKANQEAAYLAKISGAKLILVHVEDRFHDTLVHTTSSQWKAIREDWLKETEISMQEETTKLRALGVEDLESIVAEGDVAETIAFLANDRKADLILLASHKTSPLGQLLMGERTFKIFKSAPCPILRVVR